A single region of the Pseudomonadota bacterium genome encodes:
- the yajC gene encoding preprotein translocase subunit YajC has product MLSPLDAAAQGAAAASDQPTLLSSLISMAPMLAICYLIFWTMVIRPQDKKNKSHKTMVDTLKKGDSVVTTSGIVGRIVGIEKEYVLLEIATNVKIRLVPAYIARMESMDGKKAEAA; this is encoded by the coding sequence ATGCTCTCACCGCTTGATGCTGCAGCGCAGGGTGCCGCAGCAGCTTCAGATCAACCAACGCTGTTGAGCTCCTTAATAAGCATGGCTCCGATGCTAGCGATCTGTTACCTGATCTTCTGGACGATGGTAATTCGTCCTCAGGATAAGAAGAACAAATCGCATAAAACTATGGTCGACACCCTTAAGAAGGGAGATTCGGTGGTAACAACAAGCGGTATCGTCGGACGCATCGTTGGGATTGAAAAGGAGTACGTACTGCTTGAGATCGCTACGAATGTAAAGATCCGACTCGTACCTGCGTATATCGCACGCATGGAGAGCATGGATGGAAAGAAGGCGGAAGCCGCCTAA
- a CDS encoding adenylosuccinate synthase yields MSAIIVVGAQWGDEGKGKIVDVLTEHAEWVVRFQGGNNAGHTIVVDGVKTALSLLPSGVLRPGVKCLLGAGVVLNPSVLISEMERVRQAGVDISPARVFIDRDAHLVLDYHILTDKARERARGVQRIGTTGRGIGPAYEDRSQRSGIRCADLLAPHLMKDRIRAHVEEKNKILKYVLDSDTQVDFDSVWAKLEEESSILAPYVANGSRLIYDAIRAGERVVFEGAQGVLLDQMHGTYPYVTSSSTIAGAALIGVGIGPKMIDSVLGVAKAYSTRVGEGPFPTEMESAVGDEVRTRGHEFGTVTGRARRCGWFDCVALKRAVRISGIDSLVLTKLDVLSGMRSIKVCTGYRIKGELQHDLPALAYEYDGLEPQYVDFEGWDADITGVRSWQELPQSLKVFVQGISKLVDCPVSLISVGPGREATISHELPGTLKGFFTAS; encoded by the coding sequence ATGTCTGCAATAATAGTTGTTGGAGCGCAGTGGGGAGACGAGGGTAAGGGCAAGATCGTCGATGTGCTTACAGAGCACGCAGAGTGGGTCGTACGCTTTCAGGGTGGTAATAACGCCGGGCATACTATCGTCGTAGATGGCGTAAAGACGGCGTTAAGCCTTCTGCCGAGCGGAGTTCTTAGGCCAGGGGTTAAATGCCTGCTTGGAGCGGGGGTGGTTCTTAATCCCTCTGTTCTAATCTCTGAAATGGAGCGGGTACGCCAGGCTGGTGTTGATATCTCGCCTGCTCGAGTATTTATAGATCGAGATGCGCATCTCGTTCTTGACTATCATATCCTGACCGACAAGGCGCGCGAGCGTGCGCGTGGGGTACAACGCATCGGTACTACCGGCAGAGGTATTGGGCCAGCGTATGAAGATCGCAGCCAACGCTCCGGTATTAGATGCGCCGACCTGCTCGCGCCACACCTGATGAAGGATCGAATACGGGCCCACGTTGAGGAGAAAAACAAGATCCTGAAGTATGTTCTTGATAGCGATACGCAGGTTGATTTTGACTCAGTGTGGGCTAAGCTCGAAGAGGAGTCTTCTATCCTCGCGCCATATGTGGCGAACGGAAGTCGCTTGATTTATGACGCCATTAGAGCTGGCGAGCGTGTGGTTTTTGAAGGGGCGCAGGGAGTGCTACTTGATCAGATGCACGGCACCTATCCATACGTAACTTCATCCTCGACCATCGCAGGGGCGGCACTAATCGGGGTTGGCATAGGCCCCAAGATGATCGATTCAGTGCTTGGAGTTGCTAAGGCATATTCAACCCGGGTCGGAGAGGGGCCATTTCCGACCGAGATGGAGTCCGCTGTTGGGGATGAGGTGCGCACACGTGGGCATGAGTTCGGAACCGTTACAGGTCGTGCAAGACGGTGCGGTTGGTTCGATTGCGTTGCCCTTAAGAGGGCCGTTAGAATCAGTGGCATCGATAGCCTGGTGCTGACGAAGCTAGATGTTCTAAGCGGAATGCGCTCAATAAAGGTATGTACCGGATATCGCATTAAAGGTGAGCTACAGCACGACCTTCCAGCATTAGCATACGAATACGATGGGCTGGAGCCGCAATACGTAGATTTTGAGGGGTGGGATGCCGATATAACTGGGGTGAGGAGTTGGCAGGAGTTGCCGCAGAGCTTAAAGGTGTTCGTACAGGGGATATCAAAGCTGGTTGATTGCCCGGTTAGCCTAATAAGCGTTGGCCCCGGGCGTGAGGCAACCATTTCGCATGAGTTGCCAGGTACCCTTAAGGGCTTTTTTACTGCTAGCTGA
- the metG gene encoding methionine--tRNA ligase translates to MTNAQRSGKARKVLVTAALPYSNNRPHVGHLGGAYIPADIYVRYLRMTGAEVRFICGSDDHGVALMISAEKEGKTPAEVANFYRAKQAEDFAGMGITFDIYSGTSVCPVHAEESQRFFKVLYDKGYFEKQSERQFYDEARSAFLPDRYVKGSCEYCKATDQNGDQCENCGKMLDVDTLKNARSEISGEPAVIRETVHWFLDLSRFATQVEAWLENSHVRAQTKAYVRGLLGTGLVKRAMTRDISWGIPVPLDDPDAKNKVLYVWFDAPIGYLSFTKELCMQQGEPPAAADAWWRSDDAEIYHFIGEDNTVFHCIIWIAMLEAEGSIRLPSGVIVNHFFNMQVPGGAVEKISKSRGTAVWIGDYLEAGGDPDTLRYYLTSIASEKSRSVFKPDDLEHRHNGELADALGNLVNRITSFSLKHCGATVAPFDNAFVTDLDRAMEAALCSTFEDVTRELEGHSFKAALERIMEFVRYCNKYVDEKAPWTTRKTDMETTKVTLAYVLRAIHGLGVMLLPFIPGAATKIVAAFGRDAKEVAWEDVVNISAVDRPLSQPPILFQKLGIAKVN, encoded by the coding sequence ATGACTAATGCTCAAAGATCAGGCAAGGCTCGTAAGGTCCTAGTGACCGCAGCACTTCCGTACTCTAATAATCGCCCGCACGTTGGGCACCTCGGTGGGGCCTATATCCCTGCAGATATCTACGTTCGCTACCTGCGTATGACCGGGGCTGAGGTGCGGTTTATATGTGGCTCGGACGATCACGGCGTAGCACTTATGATCTCCGCAGAAAAGGAGGGCAAGACCCCCGCCGAGGTAGCAAACTTCTACCGCGCCAAACAGGCCGAGGACTTCGCCGGCATGGGTATTACCTTTGATATCTATAGTGGTACTAGCGTCTGCCCGGTTCATGCCGAGGAGAGTCAGCGCTTCTTTAAGGTGCTCTACGATAAGGGATACTTCGAGAAGCAGAGTGAGCGGCAGTTCTATGATGAGGCGCGCAGCGCCTTTCTACCCGATCGATATGTAAAGGGCAGCTGCGAATACTGTAAGGCCACTGATCAGAACGGCGACCAGTGTGAGAACTGCGGAAAGATGCTCGACGTTGATACCCTTAAGAACGCAAGAAGTGAGATCTCCGGAGAGCCGGCGGTTATTAGGGAAACCGTGCATTGGTTCCTAGATTTGTCTAGGTTCGCGACACAGGTTGAGGCTTGGCTCGAAAATTCACATGTACGTGCTCAAACTAAGGCCTATGTGCGGGGACTGCTCGGAACGGGGTTGGTCAAGCGCGCCATGACGCGTGATATCTCGTGGGGTATTCCGGTACCTCTAGATGATCCGGATGCCAAGAATAAAGTGCTCTACGTCTGGTTCGATGCGCCGATTGGATATCTCTCCTTTACAAAGGAGCTCTGTATGCAGCAGGGCGAACCCCCTGCGGCAGCGGACGCCTGGTGGCGCTCGGATGATGCCGAGATCTATCACTTCATCGGCGAAGACAATACCGTATTCCACTGTATCATCTGGATAGCGATGCTGGAGGCGGAGGGATCCATCAGGTTGCCAAGCGGTGTGATCGTAAATCATTTCTTTAATATGCAGGTACCGGGCGGAGCGGTGGAGAAGATCTCAAAATCGCGCGGCACAGCTGTTTGGATCGGCGATTATCTTGAGGCTGGCGGAGATCCTGATACCCTCCGATACTATCTGACATCTATAGCATCCGAGAAATCACGTTCAGTTTTCAAGCCAGACGATCTTGAGCATCGGCATAACGGTGAATTAGCCGATGCCCTCGGAAACCTGGTTAATCGCATCACATCGTTCTCGCTTAAGCACTGTGGAGCCACCGTCGCTCCATTTGATAATGCCTTTGTTACGGATCTGGATCGTGCCATGGAGGCGGCGTTGTGCAGTACCTTTGAGGATGTTACTAGGGAGCTTGAGGGGCACTCCTTTAAAGCCGCCCTTGAAAGGATCATGGAGTTCGTTCGTTACTGTAATAAGTACGTAGATGAAAAGGCGCCCTGGACAACCCGTAAGACAGATATGGAGACGACCAAGGTTACGTTAGCTTACGTACTGCGTGCGATTCACGGCCTTGGGGTTATGTTACTGCCCTTCATCCCAGGTGCTGCTACTAAGATCGTAGCGGCATTTGGCAGGGATGCTAAGGAGGTTGCCTGGGAAGATGTCGTTAATATATCGGCGGTTGATCGGCCGTTGTCGCAACCCCCTATTCTTTTTCAGAAACTTGGAATCGCTAAGGTTAATTAG
- the secF gene encoding protein translocase subunit SecF, with protein sequence MKELISSSAKINFMGKRYLCAVISIICVIWSIWVFISKGDTKYGTDFLGGHEFLIEFQGDFNSEKIRAGLAAQGLPEVRVQAFQGMKNEYSVRLGESTDPQIVRTRIETALKAAFGDVSKIEKTDFVGPTVGKELQRSAILAIGLGLVGIMLYIIFRFEFAIGLGSIIALFHDVIIATGVYLASGHLIGMATLAGALTIIGYSVNDTVVVFDRVREERKKRKNYNISDVVNEAINFTLSRTIITHMLTLFSALALYLVGAGDIKDLSLYLVVGIVCGSYSTIFIVAPVVITWERFKGRDRVTTIGEAQAKRA encoded by the coding sequence ATGAAAGAGCTAATCTCAAGCTCAGCTAAGATCAACTTCATGGGGAAGCGATATCTCTGTGCGGTAATCTCTATTATATGTGTTATCTGGTCTATCTGGGTCTTTATTTCGAAGGGTGATACGAAATACGGCACAGATTTCCTCGGTGGGCATGAGTTCCTGATCGAGTTCCAGGGCGACTTTAACAGTGAGAAGATCCGAGCTGGATTAGCCGCACAGGGGCTTCCTGAGGTGCGCGTTCAGGCCTTCCAAGGGATGAAGAATGAGTACTCGGTACGGTTAGGCGAGAGTACTGATCCGCAGATCGTTCGTACCAGGATTGAGACAGCGCTCAAAGCGGCTTTCGGCGATGTATCTAAAATTGAGAAAACAGATTTCGTTGGTCCGACCGTTGGCAAGGAGCTGCAGCGTAGCGCCATATTAGCTATTGGGCTTGGATTGGTAGGGATCATGCTCTACATCATATTTAGATTTGAGTTTGCTATCGGCCTCGGTTCAATCATAGCACTTTTTCACGATGTAATTATCGCTACCGGGGTCTATCTGGCATCTGGACACCTAATAGGTATGGCCACCCTGGCGGGCGCACTGACGATCATAGGTTATTCGGTGAATGACACGGTGGTGGTCTTTGATCGTGTAAGAGAGGAGCGCAAGAAGCGGAAAAACTACAATATCTCAGATGTTGTAAACGAGGCGATTAACTTTACCCTTTCGAGAACTATCATTACTCACATGTTGACCCTCTTTTCGGCGCTTGCGCTCTATCTGGTTGGTGCTGGGGATATTAAGGATCTCAGCCTTTACCTAGTAGTTGGCATCGTTTGCGGCTCCTACTCGACGATTTTTATCGTAGCACCCGTTGTTATAACCTGGGAGCGATTTAAGGGGCGAGATCGTGTCACAACGATTGGCGAGGCGCAGGCGAAGAGAGCATAA
- the truB gene encoding tRNA pseudouridine(55) synthase TruB, translated as MLSQQAMHNGILLIDKPAGITSAGVVARIKHILQAARVGHAGTLDPDATGLLVILINGATRIASYAADGTKVYSGTIKLGVRTSTDDLAGEVLSRSEDIPSFEQIHECAQRFIGHIQQVPPKVSAVKVGGKRAHKMQRLGEEFELKAREVEVSRLELLSLSPDLIGYRMECSPGTYVRSVARDLGDALGCGAAVATIRRERSGVLSVDRAVQITEVSWELVQDWSVLVPHLPRIELAPAVAAALHNGQRNSLRALEEAAFMTGLREKPGVVMYGVEGSSDTLGLLRVNPDQSIDFEINLGLKLGSPT; from the coding sequence ATGCTCTCTCAACAGGCCATGCATAACGGTATACTTCTGATCGATAAGCCCGCTGGTATCACATCTGCTGGTGTGGTCGCGCGTATTAAACATATATTACAGGCCGCACGGGTCGGACATGCAGGGACCTTGGATCCCGATGCCACTGGATTGCTAGTTATTCTTATAAACGGCGCCACCCGCATAGCCTCATACGCAGCAGATGGTACTAAGGTCTATAGTGGAACGATTAAGCTTGGGGTTAGAACGTCCACGGATGATCTAGCTGGGGAGGTCTTGAGTCGCTCGGAGGATATCCCTAGTTTCGAACAGATTCATGAGTGTGCTCAGAGGTTCATTGGACATATTCAGCAGGTCCCTCCAAAGGTTAGTGCCGTTAAGGTCGGTGGAAAACGTGCACATAAGATGCAACGTTTAGGGGAGGAATTCGAACTTAAAGCAAGAGAGGTTGAGGTAAGCCGCTTAGAGCTTTTATCTTTGTCGCCTGATCTGATCGGGTATCGGATGGAGTGCTCTCCCGGAACTTATGTACGTTCGGTTGCGCGTGATCTTGGAGATGCGCTCGGTTGTGGTGCTGCTGTCGCAACCATACGGAGAGAACGGTCTGGGGTTTTGTCGGTAGATCGAGCTGTGCAGATTACAGAGGTATCTTGGGAGCTGGTGCAGGATTGGTCGGTGCTAGTGCCACACCTTCCCCGCATCGAGCTAGCGCCTGCAGTAGCGGCAGCGCTGCATAACGGTCAGCGTAATTCGCTGCGAGCGCTGGAAGAGGCTGCGTTTATGACCGGATTAAGGGAGAAGCCAGGGGTTGTTATGTACGGCGTTGAGGGCTCTAGTGATACGTTGGGGCTGCTGCGGGTTAATCCTGATCAGAGCATCGATTTTGAGATCAATCTTGGACTGAAACTAGGCTCTCCTACGTGA
- a CDS encoding class I SAM-dependent methyltransferase produces MNSEKALVDKRSIAPLIFFAKTILCQMIALAICILAWSLYPQVSAVLIAASIAAFITANFLSLSAPWSVLNLLLPLGAACALMLEIPNFVFLVLLIALVCVYVPAFWTRVPYYPTQRAAYAFLLAELPTDRPFTFIDVGCGFGELLFFLSKKRPNGSFIGVEIGPLPFLLAKLRSLFCSDVSIRFQSMWRTELTPFDYVYTFLSPAPMERIWLKASSEMRQGATFISNSFPAPVESDSVIALKDSRRSSLYLYRIGA; encoded by the coding sequence ATGAATAGCGAGAAAGCCCTGGTTGATAAGCGATCGATCGCGCCCCTGATCTTCTTTGCAAAAACAATACTCTGTCAGATGATTGCACTGGCTATCTGCATCCTTGCTTGGTCCCTTTATCCGCAGGTTAGCGCGGTGCTAATAGCCGCCTCGATAGCTGCTTTTATTACGGCTAACTTTCTCTCACTCTCTGCACCCTGGAGCGTACTTAATCTATTATTGCCGCTCGGCGCGGCTTGCGCCCTAATGCTCGAAATACCGAACTTCGTATTTCTGGTGCTACTGATAGCCCTGGTTTGTGTCTACGTTCCGGCTTTTTGGACACGGGTGCCATATTATCCAACTCAGCGGGCAGCCTATGCGTTCCTACTGGCAGAGCTTCCTACCGATCGCCCATTTACCTTTATCGATGTAGGGTGCGGTTTTGGAGAGCTATTATTTTTTCTTAGTAAGAAGCGTCCCAATGGTAGTTTTATCGGGGTTGAGATCGGGCCGTTGCCGTTCCTGTTAGCAAAGCTAAGATCTCTTTTTTGCTCAGATGTATCTATTCGCTTTCAAAGTATGTGGCGAACAGAGCTGACACCTTTCGATTACGTTTATACATTCCTATCGCCTGCTCCGATGGAGCGTATCTGGCTAAAGGCGAGCTCAGAGATGCGGCAGGGGGCTACATTTATAAGCAACTCATTTCCGGCTCCAGTTGAATCTGACTCTGTGATTGCACTTAAAGATAGCCGCCGTTCGAGCCTTTACCTGTACCGAATCGGGGCTTGA
- a CDS encoding DnaJ domain-containing protein has protein sequence MDNYYKILGVTTAATATEIRRAYRILARRYHPDLNPGKASEDTFKKIAQAYSILSDAEQRQQHDAALESTKSSFATAFDRAHRTYRKNQQRAPSSAQPPPIKPAPQATPQATQQKPPPHTPKAHPHKAKKIDLSSIARSSRQTLRALRRAIFNDSSKSAVTANQITQVSLLELSISIYDAIQGVRRTVELTDATGEPRKISAHIPPGVRTGSVVRFRRKEFPTEEVILMIRVATHPWLSLSTKGLTMEIPITINEAVLGGKIQVPSLAEPLLVSIEPGTQSGSEVRLKGQGVTYRDGLRGDLFIRFMVKIPEGAQAEGLRERCAELDQYYTHPIRQNLPRSILNE, from the coding sequence ATGGACAACTATTACAAGATTCTTGGGGTAACAACGGCTGCTACGGCAACTGAGATCCGGCGTGCCTATCGCATCCTGGCACGCCGTTACCACCCTGACCTAAACCCAGGCAAGGCGAGTGAGGACACCTTTAAGAAGATAGCGCAGGCGTACTCTATTCTTTCCGATGCCGAGCAGCGACAACAACACGATGCCGCACTTGAAAGTACTAAATCATCCTTCGCCACGGCCTTTGATCGAGCCCATAGAACCTATCGCAAGAACCAACAGAGGGCCCCCTCATCTGCGCAACCACCCCCAATAAAGCCTGCGCCGCAAGCTACTCCACAAGCAACTCAGCAAAAGCCCCCTCCGCATACACCTAAAGCGCACCCCCATAAGGCCAAAAAGATCGACCTATCCAGCATCGCCCGCTCCTCCCGTCAAACGCTGCGCGCTCTCAGAAGAGCTATCTTCAACGACTCCTCAAAGAGCGCTGTAACTGCCAACCAGATCACTCAAGTATCGCTCCTTGAGCTCTCCATCTCTATATACGATGCGATTCAAGGGGTACGTCGAACCGTTGAGCTCACCGACGCTACTGGCGAGCCACGCAAGATCTCCGCTCATATCCCACCCGGAGTTCGTACCGGAAGCGTCGTTCGGTTTCGTCGTAAAGAATTTCCAACCGAGGAGGTGATTCTTATGATTAGAGTTGCCACCCACCCCTGGCTCTCACTTTCGACTAAGGGGCTCACGATGGAGATTCCGATCACAATTAACGAGGCCGTACTGGGCGGGAAAATTCAGGTCCCTTCACTTGCTGAGCCCCTTTTGGTCAGCATAGAGCCTGGCACTCAAAGTGGTAGCGAGGTGCGTCTTAAGGGCCAGGGGGTAACGTATCGTGATGGGCTTAGGGGGGATCTATTTATTCGGTTTATGGTTAAGATCCCAGAGGGCGCTCAGGCCGAAGGCTTGCGGGAGCGCTGTGCAGAGTTAGACCAGTATTATACGCACCCTATTAGGCAGAATCTCCCTCGGAGTATCTTGAATGAATAG
- the secD gene encoding protein translocase subunit SecD gives MGKDIFQRVLIVTVVTLAAILSLLPTILRDNFTQKWFTKPISLGLDISGGVHLVYKVKAEEAVKSRLQSSLALIRSELRTKRIAVVRSAVSPDTTLQISLLTEASLEAAKNTVIEKEPDLTLLRQEMDGPQPRLVFGIPPLLAKKIEHEAIEQAIETLRSRVDQFGVAEPLIQKSGEDRIILQMPGVSDIAAVKKVVGNVAKLEFRLVPSATTGTGIGTVSLRSKNGEPMIVEDQTVMTGDAVSDARVDIDQNGQVRVLLKLSPQGTQTFARVTAENIGRRLAIVLNGVVNSAPTINSAITGGDAEITGFNMDEARELKVVLKSGALPAPLEIMEERTVGPTLGLESVKKGVLAMAIGFTAIALFMVIYYVKSGMVAVVTLALNAVLMIGCLSLFGATLTLPGLAGLALTIGMAVDSNVIIFERIRDEIRSGVSRDLAVHTGFEKAFSAIFDANVTTLLAGTLLYYFGTGAVRGFAVTLSIGIVTTLFCAVYVARLCFDYFELKGEKGLSI, from the coding sequence ATGGGAAAAGATATCTTTCAGAGGGTCCTTATCGTCACAGTGGTAACTCTGGCAGCGATACTGTCGTTGCTACCGACTATCTTGCGCGATAACTTTACGCAGAAATGGTTTACAAAGCCGATCTCTTTGGGCCTGGATATCAGCGGCGGTGTGCACCTTGTCTACAAGGTAAAAGCGGAGGAGGCGGTAAAAAGCAGATTGCAATCCTCGCTAGCTTTGATCCGTTCCGAGCTGCGCACTAAACGTATCGCAGTAGTTAGATCTGCTGTGTCACCGGATACTACATTACAGATAAGCCTGCTTACAGAAGCTTCACTTGAAGCGGCAAAGAATACGGTAATAGAGAAGGAGCCGGATTTAACCCTCTTACGGCAAGAGATGGATGGACCGCAGCCGCGCCTTGTTTTCGGTATCCCGCCACTACTTGCAAAAAAGATTGAGCACGAGGCGATCGAGCAAGCCATAGAGACGCTGCGCAGTAGGGTTGATCAGTTCGGCGTAGCAGAGCCCCTTATTCAGAAGTCTGGCGAGGACCGCATTATTCTTCAGATGCCAGGTGTATCGGATATCGCAGCGGTAAAGAAAGTTGTTGGAAACGTCGCTAAGCTTGAATTCCGACTGGTGCCATCTGCCACTACCGGCACAGGTATCGGTACAGTGAGTCTGCGCAGCAAGAACGGAGAGCCCATGATCGTTGAGGATCAGACCGTAATGACCGGTGATGCTGTCAGCGATGCGCGGGTTGATATCGATCAGAACGGCCAGGTGCGAGTTCTTCTCAAGCTCTCTCCCCAGGGCACTCAGACATTCGCGCGTGTTACCGCAGAGAATATTGGGCGGCGACTTGCGATCGTTCTGAACGGGGTTGTTAATTCCGCCCCTACGATTAACTCAGCTATTACGGGCGGGGACGCGGAGATCACTGGCTTTAATATGGATGAGGCACGTGAGCTAAAGGTAGTTCTTAAATCTGGAGCGTTGCCAGCGCCATTAGAGATTATGGAGGAGCGCACCGTTGGTCCAACCCTTGGGCTTGAGTCAGTGAAGAAGGGGGTTCTTGCAATGGCGATCGGGTTCACTGCGATTGCGCTCTTTATGGTGATCTACTACGTAAAGTCCGGCATGGTGGCGGTTGTTACGCTAGCTCTCAATGCAGTGCTTATGATCGGCTGCCTTTCGTTGTTCGGAGCAACCTTAACCCTACCTGGGTTGGCAGGTCTTGCGTTAACGATCGGTATGGCTGTTGACTCTAACGTTATCATATTCGAACGCATACGAGATGAGATTCGTAGCGGCGTTAGTCGGGATCTAGCCGTACATACCGGCTTTGAGAAGGCGTTCAGTGCGATCTTTGACGCTAACGTTACAACGCTCTTGGCGGGAACGCTCCTGTACTACTTCGGTACCGGCGCAGTGCGAGGCTTTGCAGTAACCCTTTCGATCGGCATAGTAACAACCCTTTTCTGCGCCGTGTATGTAGCGCGATTGTGCTTCGATTATTTCGAGCTCAAGGGGGAAAAGGGGTTATCAATTTAA